The nucleotide window ATGTTTTCAATGGTGTTGTTTGCATGGGCAACATTTACATATTTCTGGCTGAACTGTTCAAAATACACGTCCAGGATTTCGTCTAAGACGGTTCTTGCAAAATCGGGACCTTCTCCGCTGGTTGCCGCAAAGGAAACGATAAAGGTGCTGGGTTCGTAGATGTATTCCTCGCCCTCTTCAAGCTTTGCGTCCTTTTGTGCAACCTTATCCGCATCTTCGATGGGGGTAATATCAATTCTGGAAATTAAGCTGTCCACCGAGTAAATGCCTGTAAGTCCCATTTTATCCACAACCTTGGACATAACGGCGGAGGATTTGATTTCGTTTACATCCAGTTTTTCTCCCGTGGGGGCTAAGCCCTGCTCTGCCTGTGCATCGTTATAATGAATAACCTCCGATGCGATATAGGTATTGGAAGTGGAAAGCTTAAAATATATCGCATAGGTTGCCAGAAGGCAAAAAATGACAATGAAAGGCAAAAGCTTTTTTAAATATCTTAATATTTGAAAATTTTTCATGTTTTTGCCCTCCTTTACGCCTTTTTAGGAAATTTTTTGGAAATCATATACAGCACAAGTGTTATATATGCAAATGCCGCAAACACTACAAGCGACTTTAATTCGCTCATAAGCGAAACACCATAGATGCTGACTGCAATACACTGGTTCATTTTATGTCTGGAATATTCTCTGCCCGCTGTAATGGCTTCTGTCTCAAAATCTTTTACACTTTCGTAAACAGACTCTATCAGCGCATCTACCTCAGAAAAATTCTGTGCTTGCGGACTGTTTTCGGAAATTTTTCCCATTATCAGATTGTTGTCCATGATTTCTTTTTCATTGGCAGCAACCTGATTGCTGAATTCAGTCGCCATAACAGACAGCTCGTCCACACCGACTTTGGTTCTGCCCATGTAATATTTCCCCTCCTGGTCCCAGGTGGGCACTAGTACTACGCGGGTCATTTCCTCGCTGTACATGGCGATTGCATCGTTACAAAGTCTGTAGGACGCCTCGTTTTTCTGACGGTCAAAATCCACATTGATATTGCGGTATGTCAGTCTGTCAATATATCCTGCCTTATCCCGCGCAATTCCGTTTTGCAGAATCAGGGATTTTAAATTCTGATTGATTTGCGTTTCTTTAAACTGATGCACTTTACCTGCAATAGAGTTAAAGGTGCTGCCGCTTTCGGTCACAAAGCTGGGATTTTTCTCTGCCATGCCATAAAGGTAATCTAAAATTGCCTGGGCTTCCATGCCGAGATAAGAAACAATGTCCATATATTCCATCTTTGAAAAATCGGGTTTTTCGGGATCTAATTTAAAATTATCGGTATATTTTTCGATATAGTATTCCTTATAAGCCGAGGTGATGAGCTTAATCACATTTTCAGAGTCCAGATGGTCTGTGTCCTTGGAAGCATGGTATTCTACCGCAAACTCGGTGGAGATGTGGTACTGGGTTTCGTCTCCGACACCCCCCTGCACGCAAGGATAAACCACCAGGCAGTTTTTAAGCTGTTTGACCGTAACATCCTCCAGCGCACCTTTTTGTATGGCTCTTTCCACCACCTCGTCGCTGATGATTTCTGCCATATTGTATCTGGTTCCGTTGGAATTGAGTGCCTGGGATGCTTCGGAATAGTTCAGCGATACAATGGCATGCACAGATTTTTTAAGCTCGAAATGATTGAAAAATCCGTACACCATGGTGGACACAAAGCACACCAGAATCATCCATGCACTTAAATATTCTGCGGTTTTAAAAATCTGTGTCCGTTCTGTGCGATTTACATTTTTCAAACGCAACAGTATGGTTACTGCAGATACTGCAAACAACACGAAAAACACAAGAATGATTAATTTTTGAAGTAAATCCGTTAACATATTCTGCCACCCTCCCAACATTAAAATTTGTTGATATCAATAATAACCAGCTCCGGCTGATTGTTGATGCGAAGCACATTGGAATTTTCCAAGCCCGCGCTTACAATCATGGGCTTGCCTGCGGCATCGTATCTGCCATAAACAAAGCATCCGCTCCGTTCGGGGAACAAGCCTCCCTCCTTGGTGTATAAAGGCCCGAGCACGGGAACGCGTACCACACCGCCGTGGGTATGTCCGCAAACCATTAAATCGCCCCAGAAATCCGGTGTAAACTCTTCAAATATAAATGGCTCGTGTACCGCTGTGATTTTCAGATGGTCGGGATTTTCTTCCAGGTAGCTTAAAAATGCTTTTTCCGAGTAAGACCAGAAGCAGGACGGATTGGAGGTTAAAACCCCGTATATGTCGACATCCATGGTTTTGACTCTGATGGTATCCATTTCGTTTTTCAAAACGTTTATACCTGCCTCTTCAAGCTTTTTCTCAAAGGAATCGTCAAGCTTTAAAAGTGCTGTTTCGTCGCGGTTTTCTTTGTTAAAGCCAAACTTTTTGTCCAGAGCTTTTTCATTCAGCGGGAAGTCGAAGATGCCTTCTACCTCGTTGTTGCCATACACATAATAGGTCGGTGCAAGCTTTGCCAGCTCTTTGCATAAGGCAACCGCTTCGTCCGCATCTTCTTTTACGGAATCCACCATGTCCCCTGTGCAGATAATCAGATCGGGTTTGAGTTCTTTTAC belongs to Clostridia bacterium and includes:
- a CDS encoding metallophosphoesterase, translating into MEKTEKYQERVKELFKEIAPDALYEKWADTFVIEDVDEKQVLVTYHGAEDVKRFKKECWKTLQVCIDSVIGVGKSVKIAKQTAYNTLSPKTKKNIKAFKFFAIGMVFVCIATLVILVLCNYIGNRNFRETFYSTSSIKVDSCVRVVQLSDLHGASYGKNNKRLSARVKELKPDLIICTGDMVDSVKEDADEAVALCKELAKLAPTYYVYGNNEVEGIFDFPLNEKALDKKFGFNKENRDETALLKLDDSFEKKLEEAGINVLKNEMDTIRVKTMDVDIYGVLTSNPSCFWSYSEKAFLSYLEENPDHLKITAVHEPFIFEEFTPDFWGDLMVCGHTHGGVVRVPVLGPLYTKEGGLFPERSGCFVYGRYDAAGKPMIVSAGLENSNVLRINNQPELVIIDINKF